The following are from one region of the Plasmodium gaboni strain SY75 chromosome 12, whole genome shotgun sequence genome:
- a CDS encoding cAMP-dependent protein kinase regulatory subunit, which produces MGNVCTWRQGKEKAGEDNSQVIKEKELQNEFKTFEQKMRNNKKNAHEGDMNNDGEDDRYKFSRGFSLSKKPGKTKITITKTDSEILDGLDYSEMSKQVLMTLNKKNILNEDASSDGNDTDCHTMFDRKEIERKVLDLESIHFIQKKRLSVSAEAYGDWNKKIDNFIPKVYKKDEKEKAKIREALNESFLFNHLNKKEFEIIVNAFFDKNVEKGVNIINEGDYGDLLYVIDEGEVEIYKTKENNKKEVLTVLKSKDVFGELALLYNSRRAASATALTKCHLWALDRESFTYIIKDMVAKKRKMYEDILSQVNILKDMDPYERCKVADCLKSKTYNDGEIIIKEGEEGDTFFILIDGNAVASKDNKVIKTYAKGDYFGELALLKNKPRAATIKAQNFCQVVYLDRKSFKRLLGPIEDILHRNVENYKQVLNELGLDTTCIDEN; this is translated from the exons ATGGGCAATGTGTGCACATG GAGACAAGGGAAAGAAAAAGCAGGTGAAGATAATTCACAAgtaataaaagaaaaagaattaCAAAACGAGTTTAAAACATTCGAACAAAAAATgagaaataataaaaaaaatgctCATGAAGGAGATATGAATAATGATGGTGAAGATGATAGATATAAATTTTCCAGAGGTTTTTCATTAAGTAAAAAACCAGGCAAAACTAAAATAACGATTACCAAAACGGATAGTGAAATATTAGATGGATTGGATTATTCTGAAATGAGTAAACAAGTTCTAATGactttaaataaaaaaaatatactta ATGAAGATGCTTCGAGCGATGGTAACGACACAGATTGTCACACCATGTTCGATAGAAAAGAAATAGAGAGAAAGGTATTGGATTTAGAAAGTATTCATTTCATACAGAAGAAAAGATTATCTGTGAGTGCAGAGGCATATGGTGACTGGAATAAAAAGATTGATAATTTTATTCCTAAGGTTTATAAGaaagatgaaaaagaaaaggCCAAGATAAGAGAAGCATTGAATGAATCGTTTTTGTTtaatcatttaaataagAAAGAATTTGAAATTATTGTAAATGCattttttgataaaaatgtaGAGAAAGGtgttaatattataaatgaagGAGATTATGGagatttattatatgttatagATGAAGGTGAAGTTGAAATCtataaaacaaaagaaaataataaaaaagaagtATTAACAGTATTAAAATCTAAAGATGTTTTTGGAGAATTAGccttattatataattccAGAAGAGCTGCATCAGCTACAGCTTTAACTAAATGTCATTTATGGGCCTTAGATAGAGAATcttttacatatataatcaAAGATATGGTTGcaaagaaaagaaaaatgtaTGAAGATATTCTTAGTcaagtaaatatattaaaagatatgGATCCATATGAAAGATGTAAAGTTGCTGATTGCTTGAAATCTAAAACTTATAACGATGgagaaattattattaaagaAGGAGAAGAAGGAgatacattttttatacttATAGATGGAAATGCTGTCGCTTCTAAAGATAATAAAGTTATCAAAACATATGCAAAAGGAGATTATTTTGGAGAATTAGCTCTTCTCAAAAATAAACCAAGAGCTGCTACCATAAAAGCACAAAATTTTTGTCAAGTCGTCTATTTAGATAGAAAAAGTTTCAAAAGATTATTAGGACCCATTGAGGATATATTACATAGAAATGTTGAAAATTACAAACAAGTTCTGAACGAATTAGGTTTGGATACAACTTGTATTGATgaaaattaa
- a CDS encoding putative nucleus export protein BRR6: MNESENKLPLIPLKESKHFTCSDGDDDEENDTINLENNSNDLVNGFQNFLISNGSNNGSCKGTKTKKDDALIRKENYRNLNLLKKKKNFIRKDAYGSNNLVLGGLRNNSKKLSMKRKFLWNCIDQNTNVSELSYIKDFENNNSFLHENNGHHLVLYDNKFRDYYPRYIKEERGDRIRNFFVYSPDIIQRWIRVIFNIIITSLIVTLIYYIFISVREDINKKVAIQVQNVKEESNSCRKQYNAHKCGTVNLPLLNEKCEEWAKCMKTDHKLYQDISFLSAQMLGQIINTFIVQFEWKSICVIAFIFLLIFIGSNYALSIGGYRSNNDYNSTYPNLNNNYNNLNNNNNMSPYPCYPFYPIMPQPINYNNSGNPSIDIPLMNCMSSQNKFYRNSSFNRNPYTNNFMNNFHHNLNENDMGTHSSPRNKDFNETYNSSKKDQKRSSKKLGFLKYLSRD; encoded by the coding sequence ATGAATGAAAGCGAAAACAAGCTGCCTCTTATTCCTTTAAAAGAATCGAAACATTTTACATGCAGTGATGGagatgatgatgaagagAATGACACGATAAATCTTGAAAACAATTCTAATGATTTAGTAAATGGatttcaaaattttttaataagtAATGGTTCTAATAATGGATCATGTAAAGGTACCAAAACTAAGAAAGATGATGCTTTAataagaaaagaaaattatcgtaatttaaatttattaaaaaaaaagaagaatttTATAAGAAAAGATGCATATGGAAGTAATAATTTAGTGTTGGGTGGTTTAAGAAATAATAGTAAAAAATTAAGtatgaaaagaaaatttcTATGGAATTGTATAGATCAGAATACAAATGTATCTGAATTATCTTATATTAAAGATTTcgaaaataataattcatttcTTCATGAAAATAATGGACATCATCTGGTTTTgtatgataataaatttagAGATTATTATCcaagatatataaaagaagaacGTGGAGATAGAATACGTAACTTTTTTGTATACTCACCTGATATTATACAAAGATGGATAAGAgtaatatttaatattattataacatcATTAATAGTAAcattaatttattatatatttatatctgtaagagaagatataaataaaaaagtaGCTATACAAGTTCAAAATGTAAAAGAAGAATCAAATTCTTGTAGAAAACAATATAATGCTCATAAATGTGGTACTGTAAATTTACctttattaaatgaaaaatgtGAAGAATGGGCTAAATGCATGAAAACTGATCATAAATTATATCAAGatatatcctttttatCTGCTCAAATGTTAGGacaaattattaatacatttattgTACAATTTGAATGGAAAAGTATATGTGTAATTgcttttatatttcttttaatttttattgGTAGTAACTATGCTTTATCTATCGGAGGTTATAGATCtaataatgattataattCTACATATCcaaatttaaataataattataataatcttaataataataataatatgtcTCCTTATCCTTGTTATCCTTTCTATCCTATAATGCCACAACcaattaattataataattcagGAAATCCAAGTATTGATATCCCTCTTATGAATTGTATGTCATCtcaaaataaattttatagaAATAGTAGCTTTAATAGAAATCCTTATACTAATAATTTCATGAataattttcatcataatttaaatgaaaatgatatgGGCACACATTCGTCTCCAAGAAATAAAGACTTTAACGAGACATACAACTCTTCAAAAAAAGATCAAAAGAGAAGTTCAAAAAAATTGGGATTCTTAAAATATCTCTCAAGGGATTAA
- a CDS encoding DNA gyrase subunit A — protein MSFKFSIVFVLYLLFLLKFNKRFFFLKSEKIISYINTQVPNYSSSPPFFLKKNEAKNNIKKCYLIKRNGYRNIGKKNASNGFVLNFKSNGSTYKDNVFSCVSLCCEKKKRKNVQDHYDLKAKKKEKTYELSDIKNNEKKKEDIVNGSNNITNDELDNINNNINESRKLIKGEYYDVEICEILSKSFLSYANFLILNRCLCDYRDGLKTVQRRIIWSMYEINKGIDKKGYKKCARIVGEVIGKYHPHGDKSVYDALVRLAQKHHNNNLLIKGYGNFGSVEYNAAAMRYTEAKISSFCYDILLDEINDENVEYIKNFDGNEREPKVLCSKIPLLLINGCSGIAVSILSSIPCHNLIDVANCCINFLINENITNDELFHIIKGPDFSTGGIIISKYDILKNIYNTGKGNFEIRSNVFFEYIKNDKKVITKHINDLSSIENSDIDKLTKKIIIKNLPPNVKPNELIENIINLLNDKKNEHDNILLRIRDESEKEDMRIVLELKKHSQIEQIHNFVSYLFKYTNMQISYHCNFVCIGYENTYTQFSLKSFIQLWCNNRIKFIKKNYEIKNKNLQKQVNIIDLYLIIQNKILDIITFFQKNQNIEQIKLYLKNNFKLNPEQIKYILSIKLQKLINIKNIDFISQRNKIMDQIKLNDEIINNVHNIKNIIIQELIYIKNKYGIHNLNKQFVIPSTPKYKYSYINSEYHPNCFKNKQIIETYNTLPTNDNNINDNNYTHDPPNTDNVTNDKNIVETNEHKNIYISNDISNNIKNNDNNIYVPKSQHSDNMMPYRNTYIDSLDNNMKDIYNNDEVLILITYGGYIKKIKINEKLKNHSNNIIKLSNVKYILKENEEKLNENNKRLKFNDLQKGNEEDKYKDNEQKENNDMDDNINKNMKEEKNNNINIQDNNNNNNNDILLNEGEYNSYKIKKSILVRNRDKILLTDNYNKAFLLNVYDLHLSSYDSKGTPINQIIHSSKNITGITKFQENKKYLIVCSENGKMKVINNDVFLKRKKKGIKLFKNKKNIYFSYCNFNDNCIVGTKNGYIIQFPLSSFKISKKNSLGNKCISLAKNDKVVDLLSYENNEKNMKNYKIIFVTKNGFGKMINLNELKIQKKKGKGHRIMKFKKAKTRKDNKKDIEKKQNNVSNNKEKEKDKDKDIPSNNDDNNIIHNTKVDEFLGFKLYDMNKQNEKDTLVMITDHAVLIRKNMSLLKEKNKKHSSQIYAKMNKINQLVYFDII, from the coding sequence atgtcGTTTAAATTTTCCATTGTTTTTGTTctgtatttattatttttattgaaatttaataagaggtttttttttttaaaaagtgaaaaaattatcagttatataaatacacaAGTCCCGAATTATAGTAGCAGCCctcctttttttttaaaaaaaaacgaggctaaaaataatattaaaaaatgcTATTTAATAAAGAGAAATGGGTATAGGAATataggaaaaaaaaatgcGTCAAATGGGTTtgttttaaattttaaGAGTAATGGTTCAACATATAAAGACAATGTGTTTAGCTGTGTATCATTGTGTTGTgaaaagaagaaaagaaaaaatgtGCAAGATCATTATGATTTGAAGGCGAAGAAGAAAGAAAAGACATATGAATTAAgtgatataaaaaataatgaaaaaaaaaaagaggaTATAGTTAATGGatctaataatataacaaatgATGAATTggataatataaataataatataaatgaaagTCGAAAACTGATCAAAGGTGAATATTATGATGTTGAAATTTGTGAGATATTATCAAAGAGTTTTTTATCTTATGcgaattttttaatattaaatagATGTTTATGTGATTATCGTGATGGATTAAAAACTGTACAAAGACGTATAATATGGAGTATgtatgaaataaataaaggtattgataaaaaaggatataaaaaatgtgCTAGAATTGTTGGTGAGGTCATTGGTAAATATCATCCACATGGTGATAAGAGTGTATATGATGCTTTAGTTAGGTTAGCTCAAAAacatcataataataatttgttGATAAAAGGTTATGGTAATTTTGGTTCTGTTGAATATAATGCTGCAGCTATGAGATATACTGAAGCCAAAATTTCTAGTTTTTGTTATGATATCTTATTAGATGaaataaatgatgaaaatgtagaatacataaaaaattttgatgGGAATGAAAGAGAACCTAAAGTATTATGTAGTAAAATTCccttattattaattaatgGTTGTTCAGGTATTGCTGTGAGTATATTAAGTAGTATACCTTGTCATAATTTAATTGATGTTGCAAATTGTtgtattaattttttaataaatgaaaacattacaaatgatgaattatttcatataattaaagGACCCGATTTTTCAACTGGTGgtattattataagtaaatatgatatattaaaaaatatatataatactgGTAAAGGGAATTTTGAAATAAGAAGTAATgtattttttgaatatataaagaatgATAAAAAAGTTATTACAAAACATATTAATGATTTATCATCTATAGAAAATTCAGATATAGATAAATTaaccaaaaaaataattattaaaaatttacCACCAAATGTAAAACCAAACGAACttatagaaaatattattaatttattaaatgataaaaaaaatgaacatGATAATATCTTATTAAGAATCAGAGATGAAAGtgaaaaagaagatatGAGAATAGTACttgaattaaaaaaacataGTCAAATTGAACAGATACATAATTTCgtatcatatttatttaaatatactAATATGCAAATTAGTTATCATTGTAATTTTGTTTGTATAGGTTATGAAAATACATACACAcaattttctttaaaatcTTTTATACAATTATGGTGTAATAATCgtataaaatttattaaaaaaaattatgaaataaaaaataaaaatttacaaaagcaagtaaatattattgatCTATATCTaattatacaaaataaaatactTGATATTATAACcttttttcaaaaaaacCAAAATAttgaacaaataaaattatatttaaaaaataatttcaaACTTAACCCTGaacaaattaaatatatattatctataaaattacaaaaactaatcaatattaaaaatattgattTTATAAGTcaaagaaataaaataatggatcaaattaaattaaatgacgaaattataaataatgttcataatattaaaaatattataatacaagaattaatatatatcaaaaataaatatggaATCCATAATTTAAACAAACAATTTGTGATTCCATCAACAccaaaatataaatattcatatattaatagtGAATATCATCCAAACtgttttaaaaataaacaaatcATAGAGACATATAATACATTACCtacaaatgataataatataaatgataacAATTATACACATGATCCTCCTAATACCGATAATGTAacaaatgataaaaatatagtagaaacaaatgaacataaaaatatatatatatctaatgATATATcgaataatataaaaaataatgataataatatttatgttcCAAAAAGTCAACATAGTGATAATATGATGCCTTATAGAAATACATATATTGATTCTTTAGATAATAACATGAaagatatttataataacGATGAGGTGCTGATATTAATTACATATGGAGggtatattaaaaaaataaaaattaatgagaaattaaaaaatcactcaaacaatataataaaattatcaaatgtgaaatatattttaaaagaaaatgaagaaaaattaaatgaaaataataaacgCCTAAAATTTAATGATTTACAAAAAGGAAATGAAGAGGACAAATATAAGGATAATgaacaaaaagaaaataatgacatggatgataatataaataagaatatgaaagaagaaaaaaataataatataaatatacaagataataataataataataataatgatatattattaaatgaagGGGAATATAATagttataaaataaaaaaaagtattcTTGTAAGAAATAgagataaaatattattaacagataattataataaagCATTTCTTTTAAATGTTTATGATTTACATTTATCGTCATATGATTCTAAAGGTACACCAATTAATCAAATAATTCATTCATCTAAAAATATTACTGGTATTACAAAATTtcaagaaaataaaaaatatttaattgtATGTAGTGAAAATGGAAAAATGAAAGTAATCAATAATGATGTATTTctaaaaaggaaaaaaaaaggtatcaagctatttaaaaataaaaaaaatatttatttcagttattgtaattttaatgataattGTATAGTAGGAACCAAAAATGgttatattatacaatTCCCATTAAGTAGTTTTAAAATatccaaaaaaaattctttaggaaataaatgtattagCCTTGcaaaaaatgataaagtagttgatttattatcatatgaaaataatgaaaaaaacatgaaaaattataaaatcaTATTCGTAACTAAAAATGGATTTGGAAAAATGATTAATTTgaatgaattaaaaattcaaaaaaaaaaaggaaaaggTCATAGAATCATGAAATTTAAAAAAGCAAAAACAAGAAAGGATAACAAAAAGGAcatagaaaaaaaacaaaacaatGTAAGTAATAATAAGGAGAAGGAGAAAGATAAAGATAAAGATATACCAtcaaataatgatgataataatattatacataataCTAAAGTGGATGAATTTTTAGGTTtcaaattatatgatatgaataaacaaaatgaaaaagataCACTTGTTATGATTACTGACCATGCTGTActtataagaaaaaatatgtcATTATTAAAAGAGAAGAATAAAAAACACTCTTCTCAAATTTATGcaaaaatgaataaaataaatcaGTTGGTTTATTTTGACATAATCTga